The following are encoded together in the Anopheles nili chromosome 3, idAnoNiliSN_F5_01, whole genome shotgun sequence genome:
- the LOC128724164 gene encoding uncharacterized protein LOC128724164 — protein sequence MVEFTQTTGHVPGGGFEEQLRLAAASSFCRQQQQHCYRSNSVINNSLLLCNELKRVEQLQTMLLFLQQQQQQQQPPALMSHSLRSLPPATNRNGIGAVPRPSLLSATAATSIVYPQTATRRCLGTPSCVLSPMGHTSSSLPIGPLERMQLDEQHCMLTTIQAQLLYDWYREWEAADQYGDRWWKNRPNRYRTTQTAHGTHGTRGDLLQEVLFKAFYELLDGAGQSGCIQPVIAHRGTSKGLKTSRKPNRAFQSPPSVKATSSVKGRRPPTGGNNNPLTPFLFVYVPLLTPMATLQSLPFTANRTNCPGPPVPPPAATRTLVDIINDRLVRPFVHAPISNDN from the coding sequence ATGGTCGAATTCACCCAAACAACCGGACACGTGCCTGGTGGAGGATTCGAAGAGCAACTTCGGCTGGCAGCAGCTAGTTCATTCTGtaggcagcagcaacaacactgCTATCGCTCGAACAGCGTTATCAACAATTCGTTGCTGCTGTGCAATGAATTGAAGCGTGTTGAACAGCTGCAAACAATGTTGCTGTttctgcaacagcagcagcagcagcagcaaccgcctGCATTAATGTCGCACTCGTTGCGGTCACTGCCACCGGCaacgaaccgaaacggaaTCGGCGCAGTACCACGACCGTCATTGCTgtctgctactgctgctacatCGATCGTCTACCCGCAAACGGCCACCAGACGCTGTCTAGGTACGCCTTCATGCGTTCTATCACCGATGGGTCACACCAGCTCTAGCCTGCCGATAGGGCCCCTGGAACGTATGCAACTGGATGAGCAGCATTGCATGCTAACTACCATTCAGGCGCAGCTGCTCTACGATTGGTATCGCGAATGGGAGGCTGCTGATCAGTATGGAGatcgttggtggaaaaatcgcccAAATCGGTATCGAACCACCCAAACAGCACATGGAACTCATGGAACACGTGGAGACTTGCTTCAGGAGGTCCTGTTTAAGGCTTTCTACGAATTGCTCGACGGTGCGGGCCAAAGTGGTTGCATTCAGCCCGTGATCGCGCACCGTGGAACGTCGAAAGGACTGAAAACGTCCCGAAAACCAAACCGTGCGTTTCAATCACCACCCAGTGTTAAAGCGACGTCATCGGTAAAGGGCAGACGACCGCCAACCGGTGGTAACAACAATCCTTTAACACCGTTCCTGTTTGTCTACGTGCCGTTGCTAACGCCGATGGCTACCCTTCAGTCGTTGCCATTTACTGCAAACCGCACCAACTGTCCAGGACCACCGGTACCACCTCCAGCGGCAACACGGACCTTGGTCGACATCATAAATGACAGGTTAGTGCGGCCGTTCGTTCACGCACCAATTTCAAACGACAATTAA